In Granulicella mallensis MP5ACTX8, the sequence TGTGGCAATGGATCAAATAGAGGAAGATATTGACCGCGATATTCATCCACTGCCGATAGATGAAGCAACAGGATCACTGAAGGCGGCTTAAGAAGACTTATGGCGACACCGACTAAGGATTATTACGGCACGCTTGGCGTGAAGAAGACAGCGACGACGGACGAGATCCGCAAGGCGTTTCGCAAACTCGCGCGCAAATATCATCCGGATGTAAACCCCGGCGACAAAAAGGCCGAGGAGAAGTTCAAAGAGATCTCCGAAGCCAACGATGTGTTGAGCGAGGAGAAGAAGCGCAAGATCTACGATCAGGTCGGCTTCTACTCGGATAACATCGACCCGGCGACGGCGGAGGCCTATGCCCGGGGCGGTGGTGGCGGAGGTGCGCAGGCCGGCGGTGGGCAGGGTGTGCCGTTCGACTTTGGAGGTTTTGACTTCTCCGGTTTCCAGGGCGGCAGCCGCGCGTCGCGCGCGGAGAGCGAGGGCTTTGGCGGAAGCTTCCGCGACGTGTTCAGCGGGATGTTCAACGGAGGCCGTCAGCCACGTGGACCGCAGCCGGGGACCGATCTCGAGTACCAGGTGGAGATCGACTTCTGGACGGCGATTCGCGGCGGCGTGACGCGGCTGGAGATTCAGCGCCAGGAGCAGTGCCCAACCTGCAAGGGCCGCGCGGTCGTAGGCGGCAGCATGGAGTGCCCTGAATGCCATGGCTCAGGCCAGGTCACGCAGATGGGTGGGCGGATGAAGTTCAACATCCAGTGCCCGCGCTGCGGCGGTTCCGGCAAGGTGCAGAATTCGTGCCGTACGTGCGATGGAGCGGGTGTGGTTACGAAGCGCGAACCGCTGGAGTTTCGCATCAAGCCGGGCACGCGCGATGGTCAGCGGATTCGCCTGGCAGGCAAGGGCAATGCGGGCACGGAGGGTGCGCCGGCGGGCGATCTTTATCTCATCATCAAGGTCGGCGGGCATAAGCTGTTCCAGCGCTCGGGTGACGACATCCACGTCAGTGTGCCGGTGACAGTGATGGAAGCCGCGCTGGGCGCTAAGATTGAGGTTCCGACGATCGACGGAGTGGGAACGCAATCAGGTCGTGCGCAGTTGAAGATTCCGCCGGGGACGCAGACAGGGCAGAAGCTGCGGATGCGCGAAAAGGGTGTCCCCAGTGCGACGCGCGAAGGCGAGCGCGGCGACCAGATCGTCGAGGTAAAGATCGTGGTGCCGAAGGTGCAGGATGAGCGCTCGAAGGAGATTTTGCGGGAGTTGCAGAAGCTGAATCCGGAGGACCCGCGAGAAGAGTTGCTGGCGGGGGTATGAGAACGGTTCGGTTAGATATTGGAGGAGTGCATTTCGAGTGGGACAGCGAAAAAAGCTGCCTCGAATGAACGAAAGCATGGCGTCTCGTTTCTTGAAGGAGCGACTGCTTTTGCGGACAACAACAGCCTCACGATTCCTGAGCCACTGCACTCGAACGAAGAAGACCGTTTTATCTTGATTGGAATCTCGGCTACGAGCAAACTACTAACAGTGGTACATGTGAGTCGCGGTGAAACGTATCGGATTATCCGCGCACGTAAGCCAACGCCAAAGGAAAGGAGAACCTATGAGCAATAATTTGGACCAAGAAGACGACATGTTGGATGAGTATGACTTTTCCAAGGGGGTTCGTGGCAAATATGCGAGCCAATTCAAGGATGTCAGCCGATTGGTGTCTCTTGATCCAGACGTCAAGGCGGTCTTTCCTGACTCTGAAGCGGTGAACGAGGCGTTGCGAGGCCTGATCAAAGCGCGTGGCGTTGCGGCGCACGAGCTGAAGAAAGCAAGCTGATGGCAACGAAACGTAAATCTAAGGGCGCCTACATGATCTCGGCTGTGGCCGAGATGTATGCAATCCATCCGCAGACACTCCGGCTCTATGAGCGCGAAGGCCTGTTGCGACCGTCGCGCTCGGACGGCAATACCCGGCTTTATACCGACGAGGATCTTGAACGGCTGGAGTTCATCCTGAACCTTGCGCGCGACCTGGGAGTCAATATCGCGGGGATCGCCATCGTGCTGCAGATGCGCGAGCGCATGGAGGAGATGAACCGGCAGATGCAGGGCTTCGTCGACTTCGTTCGGACGGAGATGCTGACGCGTGTGCAGCAACAGCAGGCGCAGCAGGCCGGGCTGGTGCCGTTACGCCGGAAGATCGTAAGCAAAGAGTAGCTATAGCAAATCTCCTGTAGGTGTATAGCGAAACCAAGACGCTTATGGCCGTTTTTCCCCAGAAAAACGGTGCTGCA encodes:
- a CDS encoding DnaJ C-terminal domain-containing protein encodes the protein MATPTKDYYGTLGVKKTATTDEIRKAFRKLARKYHPDVNPGDKKAEEKFKEISEANDVLSEEKKRKIYDQVGFYSDNIDPATAEAYARGGGGGGAQAGGGQGVPFDFGGFDFSGFQGGSRASRAESEGFGGSFRDVFSGMFNGGRQPRGPQPGTDLEYQVEIDFWTAIRGGVTRLEIQRQEQCPTCKGRAVVGGSMECPECHGSGQVTQMGGRMKFNIQCPRCGGSGKVQNSCRTCDGAGVVTKREPLEFRIKPGTRDGQRIRLAGKGNAGTEGAPAGDLYLIIKVGGHKLFQRSGDDIHVSVPVTVMEAALGAKIEVPTIDGVGTQSGRAQLKIPPGTQTGQKLRMREKGVPSATREGERGDQIVEVKIVVPKVQDERSKEILRELQKLNPEDPREELLAGV
- a CDS encoding BrnT family toxin; the encoded protein is MEECISSGTAKKAASNERKHGVSFLEGATAFADNNSLTIPEPLHSNEEDRFILIGISATSKLLTVVHVSRGETYRIIRARKPTPKERRTYEQ
- a CDS encoding MerR family transcriptional regulator, with protein sequence MATKRKSKGAYMISAVAEMYAIHPQTLRLYEREGLLRPSRSDGNTRLYTDEDLERLEFILNLARDLGVNIAGIAIVLQMRERMEEMNRQMQGFVDFVRTEMLTRVQQQQAQQAGLVPLRRKIVSKE